From a region of the Chitinophaga caseinilytica genome:
- the tsaD gene encoding tRNA (adenosine(37)-N6)-threonylcarbamoyltransferase complex transferase subunit TsaD codes for MPVNILAIESSCDDTSAAVISDGTILSNVIAGQAVHQQYGGVVPELASRAHQENIVPVVDLALKKAGMQPEDLSAIAFTQSPGLIGSLLVGSCFAKSMALALDLPLIGVHHMQAHVLANFIDDPKPAFPCLCLTVSGGHTQIVLVDGPLQMKVIGETLDDAAGEAFDKSAKLLGLPYPGGPLVDRYAKEGNPKAYRFPEPQIPGLDFSFSGLKTSILYFLQENTAKDPAFVETHLADICASIQHRIVTILTNKLAKAAQETGITEICIAGGVSANSGLRNALEALGKQNGWNVYIPQFQYCTDNAAMIAMTAHYKYLAGAFSPADTVPTARAAFE; via the coding sequence CCGACGGGACCATCCTGTCCAACGTCATCGCCGGACAGGCCGTTCACCAACAATACGGCGGGGTAGTGCCCGAACTGGCTTCCCGCGCCCACCAGGAAAACATCGTTCCGGTGGTAGACCTGGCACTGAAGAAAGCCGGCATGCAGCCGGAAGACCTCAGCGCCATCGCATTCACGCAAAGCCCCGGCCTCATCGGCTCGCTGCTGGTCGGCAGTTGCTTTGCCAAGTCGATGGCCCTGGCGCTCGATCTCCCGCTGATCGGCGTTCACCATATGCAGGCGCACGTGCTCGCCAATTTCATCGACGATCCCAAACCGGCCTTTCCCTGCCTTTGCCTCACCGTTTCAGGCGGCCATACGCAGATCGTGCTGGTAGACGGGCCGCTGCAAATGAAAGTCATCGGCGAAACGCTCGACGACGCCGCCGGCGAAGCGTTCGATAAATCCGCCAAACTCCTCGGCCTGCCGTACCCCGGCGGCCCGCTGGTCGACAGATACGCCAAAGAAGGCAATCCCAAAGCCTACCGGTTCCCCGAGCCGCAGATCCCCGGCCTGGATTTCAGCTTTTCCGGCCTTAAAACGTCGATCCTGTATTTCCTGCAGGAAAACACGGCGAAAGACCCGGCATTCGTGGAAACCCACCTGGCCGATATCTGCGCGTCCATCCAGCACCGCATCGTCACGATTCTCACGAACAAGCTCGCGAAAGCAGCGCAGGAAACGGGGATCACGGAGATTTGCATCGCCGGCGGCGTAAGCGCCAATTCCGGGCTGCGCAATGCCCTGGAGGCGCTCGGCAAGCAAAATGGCTGGAATGTCTACATCCCGCAGTTCCAGTATTGTACGGACAATGCCGCCATGATCGCCATGACGGCGCATTACAAATACCTCGCCGGGGCTTTCAGTCCTGCGGATACCGTTCCCACGGCCCGCGCGGCATTCGAATAA
- a CDS encoding tRNA1(Val) (adenine(37)-N6)-methyltransferase: MGNSWFQFKQFRVEQAGSAMKVCTDACIQGAWTAASLQSRPPSRVLDIGTGTGLLSLMLAQVTPAIIDAVELDTAAAAQAIANFAGSPWNTRLHGLQSDIRTFSSPETYDFIITNPPFFQNDLRGPDARRTAAMHTATLGYADLLDAIARLLSPGGSFSILLPYAEFRIFQELAKAQGHSLRALLDIQQSPAHAPFRSVGIFGKGDAQPAETLVIHDEHRQYTPAFSALLQPFYLYL, encoded by the coding sequence ATGGGGAATTCCTGGTTCCAGTTCAAGCAGTTCAGGGTAGAGCAGGCCGGCAGCGCCATGAAAGTCTGTACCGACGCGTGCATTCAAGGCGCGTGGACGGCCGCCAGCCTCCAATCGCGCCCGCCCTCCCGCGTGCTGGACATCGGCACCGGAACAGGCCTCCTCAGCCTGATGCTCGCCCAGGTAACACCGGCAATCATCGACGCCGTGGAACTGGACACCGCCGCAGCCGCACAAGCCATCGCCAATTTCGCCGGATCGCCCTGGAACACCCGGCTCCACGGCCTGCAATCCGACATCCGGACATTTTCCAGCCCAGAAACCTACGATTTCATCATCACCAATCCGCCGTTTTTCCAGAACGACCTTCGCGGCCCCGATGCCCGGCGCACCGCTGCGATGCATACCGCTACGCTGGGATACGCTGACCTGCTCGATGCCATCGCAAGATTGCTGTCGCCCGGAGGCAGCTTTTCGATTTTGCTGCCGTACGCGGAGTTCCGGATTTTCCAGGAACTTGCCAAGGCGCAAGGCCATTCCCTCCGCGCACTCCTCGACATACAACAGTCGCCCGCACATGCGCCCTTTCGTTCGGTCGGCATCTTCGGAAAAGGCGACGCACAACCCGCCGAAACGCTTGTCATCCACGACGAACACCGGCAATATACCCCCGCGTTTTCCGCACTGCTGCAGCCTTTCTATCTCTATCTCTGA
- a CDS encoding helix-turn-helix domain-containing protein, translating into MDLLSGKWTMSVINALMSGVLRFGELERAVPGINTRMLARTVKELEERKIISRKPHPTVPPTVEYSLTEKGLALKPVMQALQAWAVANYHRAQAEQS; encoded by the coding sequence ATGGACCTCCTTTCCGGTAAATGGACGATGTCTGTCATCAACGCATTGATGAGCGGAGTGTTGCGATTCGGGGAACTGGAGCGCGCGGTGCCAGGCATCAACACGCGCATGCTGGCCAGAACGGTGAAGGAGCTGGAAGAGCGGAAGATCATTTCGCGGAAACCCCATCCCACCGTGCCTCCCACCGTCGAATACTCGCTCACGGAAAAAGGGCTCGCGCTCAAACCGGTGATGCAGGCGCTCCAGGCCTGGGCAGTCGCCAATTATCACCGGGCGCAGGCAGAACAGTCCTGA
- a CDS encoding DUF6194 family protein, which translates to MTVDLIEQFIIQNLPDTTRLEHGGYIFYFYSTDQMLPFVSIAIADNEYDHVSELSREGVFRVNIGVLKETFAGMFPEPSAEWDYAVLDRFLPHPHYAAQHYICILNPEGENAETTCRLMEEAWIIAKRRFEKKHPQG; encoded by the coding sequence ATGACCGTGGATCTTATCGAACAATTCATTATACAAAACCTGCCCGACACCACCCGCCTCGAGCATGGCGGTTATATTTTTTATTTCTATTCGACGGATCAGATGCTTCCCTTCGTAAGCATCGCCATTGCTGACAATGAATACGATCATGTGTCGGAATTGAGCAGGGAAGGGGTGTTCAGGGTGAATATCGGTGTGTTGAAGGAAACGTTCGCCGGGATGTTCCCCGAGCCTTCCGCCGAATGGGACTACGCCGTGCTCGACCGGTTCCTGCCGCATCCGCATTACGCCGCGCAGCATTATATCTGTATTCTCAACCCGGAAGGAGAAAACGCGGAGACAACCTGCAGGTTGATGGAAGAGGCCTGGATCATCGCGAAGCGGCGGTTTGAGAAGAAACACCCGCAGGGATAG
- a CDS encoding dihydrofolate reductase family protein: MRKLIFAINMTLDGCCSHTKGTPGVEVHEYFTALLGEVDLMVYGRITYELMVPFWPDIAKSNVAPTKFMLDFAKAFDAIPKVVFSRTLERVDDHNSRLAKTDLATEITRLKNEPGKGILAGGVALSAELLELGLVDEFIVVIHPVVAGAGRRLFDTAQLPDQMALKLEETRTLESGHVVLRYSKL, translated from the coding sequence ATGAGAAAACTCATTTTCGCCATCAATATGACCCTGGACGGTTGTTGTTCCCATACCAAAGGAACTCCGGGCGTGGAGGTACATGAATACTTTACGGCGCTTTTAGGGGAAGTCGATCTGATGGTATACGGTCGGATCACTTATGAATTGATGGTGCCTTTCTGGCCGGATATCGCAAAAAGCAATGTGGCGCCCACGAAGTTTATGCTCGATTTCGCAAAAGCGTTCGACGCAATCCCGAAAGTCGTTTTCTCCCGGACGCTGGAGCGTGTAGACGACCATAATTCCCGCCTCGCCAAAACCGACCTGGCCACGGAAATAACCCGGTTGAAGAACGAGCCCGGCAAAGGCATCCTGGCCGGCGGTGTTGCGTTGTCTGCTGAATTGCTGGAGCTGGGACTGGTGGATGAGTTTATCGTGGTGATACACCCGGTGGTGGCAGGAGCGGGGAGACGCCTGTTCGATACCGCGCAACTGCCGGATCAAATGGCTTTGAAGCTGGAGGAAACGAGGACCCTGGAATCGGGGCACGTGGTGTTGCGGTACAGCAAACTTTAG
- a CDS encoding NAD(P)-dependent oxidoreductase codes for MASIQIGLIREEKIPQDNRVAFTPQQCQWILSRYPTVQITVQPSPHRAFKDDEYRAAGIDVAEDLSHCDILLGIKEVPKDRLIPGKTYLFFSHTKKLQPQNREMLQTILERNISLIDYECLVHPDGQRILGFGFFAGVVGAHNGLLEYGRRTGLFDFKRVYECHDFQELITHYFGVKLPPVKIVTTGSGRVTAGILEVMGLLGIKYIPPDEFLINEYAYPVYTQLKAGELYLRRSDKTYSRDDFHAHPEQYDCKFLPYVTCSDVLMNGIYWDQDIAPLFTWDDLAKENFRIQVIADITDDQGGSVPCNLGDATIEDPVYGVHRTNRDRIAPYDKEGVTMMCVGNLPNELPRDASQFFGDHLMKYVFDDLVNGGSEMIQKATIVANGHLTDRYVYMKAYAEGNE; via the coding sequence ATGGCTTCCATTCAAATCGGACTGATCCGTGAAGAGAAAATTCCGCAAGATAACCGCGTCGCGTTCACCCCGCAGCAATGCCAGTGGATCCTTTCCCGTTACCCCACCGTGCAGATCACCGTGCAGCCCTCGCCGCACCGTGCCTTCAAAGACGATGAATACCGCGCCGCCGGTATCGATGTTGCTGAAGACCTGTCGCACTGCGACATCCTGCTCGGCATCAAGGAAGTACCGAAAGACAGGCTCATCCCCGGAAAAACGTACCTTTTCTTTTCGCATACCAAAAAACTCCAGCCCCAGAACCGCGAAATGCTGCAAACCATCCTGGAACGCAACATCTCGCTCATCGATTACGAATGCCTCGTGCATCCCGACGGGCAGCGCATCCTCGGGTTCGGGTTCTTCGCCGGCGTCGTAGGCGCGCATAACGGCCTGCTGGAATACGGACGGCGGACGGGCCTGTTCGATTTCAAGCGGGTATACGAATGCCACGACTTCCAGGAGCTGATCACCCATTATTTCGGCGTGAAGCTCCCGCCCGTCAAGATCGTGACCACCGGTTCCGGCCGCGTGACAGCGGGCATCCTGGAAGTGATGGGGCTCCTGGGCATCAAATACATCCCGCCCGACGAATTCCTCATCAACGAATACGCCTACCCGGTCTACACCCAGCTGAAAGCGGGCGAACTATACCTCCGCCGCTCAGACAAAACGTACAGCCGGGACGATTTCCACGCCCATCCTGAACAGTACGACTGCAAATTCCTGCCCTACGTCACCTGTTCGGACGTGCTCATGAACGGGATTTACTGGGACCAGGATATTGCGCCGCTGTTTACCTGGGACGACCTGGCGAAGGAGAATTTCCGCATCCAGGTGATCGCCGATATTACCGACGACCAGGGCGGTTCCGTACCCTGCAACCTGGGAGACGCTACCATAGAAGACCCCGTGTACGGCGTTCACCGCACCAACCGCGACAGGATCGCACCTTACGATAAGGAAGGCGTCACCATGATGTGTGTCGGCAACCTTCCCAACGAGCTCCCACGCGATGCATCCCAGTTCTTCGGCGACCACCTGATGAAATATGTGTTCGACGACCTGGTGAACGGCGGCAGCGAAATGATCCAAAAAGCGACCATCGTGGCCAACGGCCACCTCACCGACCGTTATGTCTACATGAAGGCGTATGCGGAGGGGAACGAGTAA
- a CDS encoding iron-sulfur cluster co-chaperone HscB C-terminal domain-containing protein has protein sequence MEAMIVYWCLDRMLQHYCKFAFLQNQMEVLKRFEGLMGPGEKYPLPEIFMSEMLELNSQLFELENCGDEAAVLQLGSRISGWMQHLAEDVEPALAAFENSRASQGQITLLKECFIKLKYLLRIQQRISTFATRDKAS, from the coding sequence ATGGAAGCCATGATTGTTTATTGGTGTTTGGATCGAATGCTGCAACATTACTGTAAATTTGCTTTTTTGCAAAATCAGATGGAGGTACTGAAACGATTCGAGGGGCTGATGGGCCCCGGAGAGAAATACCCGTTGCCGGAAATATTCATGTCGGAGATGCTGGAACTGAACAGCCAGTTGTTCGAACTGGAAAATTGCGGGGACGAAGCGGCGGTGCTGCAATTGGGCAGCAGGATTTCCGGGTGGATGCAGCACCTGGCGGAAGACGTGGAGCCCGCGCTGGCAGCCTTTGAGAACAGCCGCGCCAGCCAGGGGCAAATCACCCTGCTGAAAGAATGTTTCATCAAGCTAAAATATTTATTGCGGATTCAACAAAGAATTTCTACATTTGCAACCCGCGATAAGGCTTCATAA
- a CDS encoding helix-turn-helix domain-containing protein, whose product MHKREDISGFYERIHYLAPDKIAADKPHINVFERASCINATPFRRRDYYKVTLILGTGRLDYAHQSIYIDRPALVFSNPMIPYNWIPDPTEQGGWFCIFNQAFIRQRESLLTHLPMFQTETDKVFFPDAGSVAEIAAFFTAMMRENAEHYIHKDDILRNYLHLIVHHALKLKPAGNYDRDLNAAARITGLFLELLDRQFPIGSRRHELQLRSAKDFARQLSLHTNHLNRMVKDFTGKTTTEHIAARILLEANDLLLNTDWPVSEIGYCLGFQYPGYFNSFYKKHTGATPNALRKHAV is encoded by the coding sequence ATGCACAAGCGGGAAGACATTTCAGGCTTTTATGAACGGATCCACTACCTGGCTCCGGATAAGATCGCGGCAGACAAGCCGCATATCAATGTTTTTGAACGCGCCTCCTGCATCAACGCCACGCCGTTCCGCCGGCGGGATTATTATAAAGTGACGCTGATCCTGGGAACGGGAAGGCTCGATTACGCCCATCAATCCATCTACATCGACCGCCCCGCGCTCGTGTTCTCCAACCCCATGATCCCTTACAACTGGATACCCGACCCAACGGAACAGGGCGGCTGGTTTTGTATTTTCAACCAGGCCTTCATCCGGCAGCGGGAAAGCCTGCTGACCCACCTGCCCATGTTCCAGACCGAAACGGATAAGGTATTTTTCCCCGATGCAGGCAGCGTAGCCGAGATCGCGGCTTTCTTTACCGCCATGATGCGCGAAAATGCGGAGCATTATATCCACAAAGATGATATTCTGCGCAACTATCTCCACCTCATCGTGCACCACGCGCTAAAATTGAAACCCGCCGGGAATTACGACCGCGACCTGAACGCCGCCGCCAGGATAACCGGATTGTTCCTGGAGCTCCTGGACCGGCAATTCCCCATCGGATCACGCCGGCATGAACTGCAGCTCCGGTCCGCAAAAGACTTCGCCCGGCAACTGTCCCTGCATACCAACCACCTCAACAGGATGGTCAAGGATTTTACCGGGAAAACAACGACGGAACACATTGCCGCCAGGATTCTCCTGGAAGCCAACGACCTGCTACTCAACACGGATTGGCCGGTTTCCGAGATCGGCTACTGCCTTGGGTTCCAGTATCCCGGGTATTTCAATAGCTTTTATAAAAAGCACACCGGCGCCACGCCAAATGCCCTCCGGAAACATGCTGTTTGA
- a CDS encoding nuclear transport factor 2 family protein codes for METTANKSAIEAEIQSILLPINDYLEGRPAKDTERLRRAFHPDAFIRMVVDGKLAAWTVPQYLDAVANAPVQECLPEMLSYSWDGDTASALVQLIFPTFRFIDRFNLVKLDGKWLLMDKLSYRQPI; via the coding sequence ATGGAAACTACAGCAAACAAGTCTGCGATCGAAGCGGAAATACAGTCCATCCTCCTTCCCATAAACGATTACCTGGAAGGCCGCCCGGCCAAAGACACCGAACGGCTCCGGCGCGCCTTTCATCCGGATGCTTTCATTAGAATGGTGGTAGACGGAAAATTGGCCGCGTGGACCGTCCCCCAGTACCTCGATGCGGTCGCCAATGCCCCTGTTCAGGAATGCCTGCCGGAAATGCTCAGCTATTCATGGGATGGGGATACCGCATCCGCGCTGGTACAATTGATTTTCCCCACGTTCCGGTTTATAGACCGGTTCAACCTCGTGAAGTTAGACGGGAAATGGCTGCTGATGGACAAACTTTCCTATCGCCAGCCGATTTAG